One Mya arenaria isolate MELC-2E11 chromosome 5, ASM2691426v1 genomic window carries:
- the LOC128233669 gene encoding uncharacterized protein LOC128233669, translated as MAEEIINIRRQLGEKNKQLETRDGEIKELNKKIKGFTENVNNDIQFCKEAKTTDETVVRQHDEDCPVFCPLAVFHLCVIVIIIAVVFREKISQIVLVVWLREKISRLAFCCHKQFPKCPAMWNQSCKDSIVKKKTGNHNDDESKPFFDDHGLQIGRDNKVKHINELVERNKELNHTDVAKEKQTNETTVSAQINSQNEYDTKDGAVYIQSLDSSNNAPENIVNISEKVLSGDCDGNALENAANNDAEESRDNAENEHRRGICKNDAEESKDDVMHTDSGDILNNSALSDESSNNPTDKFSVEESGSGVEIENISAPVADVSDSWGQNALNRVKLDPPSASCGLPDQQDERNTPDNTRMNNGNQDKEEHIKNGHKRDDVLPTDMTTCHLKMEIYNEKYTNSNTLPSQSEEQL; from the exons ATGGCTGAAGAAATCATCAACATCCGTAGGCAGCtaggagaaaaaaataaacag tTGGAGACAAGAGACGGCGAAATAAAAGagcttaataaaaaaattaaaggtttcacagaaaatgtcaacaatGACATTCAGTTTTGTAAAGAGGCTAAAACAACAGACGAAACAG TGGTACGCCAACACGACGAAGATTGCCCAGTGTTTTGTCCACTTGCTGTATTCCACCTTTGTGTCATAGTTATTATCATAGCTGTAGTATTTAGAGAGAAAATATCCCAAATTGTACTTGTCGTATGGCTTCGAGAGAAAATATCCCGTCTTGCTTTTTGTTGCCATAAACA atTTCCAAAATGTCCTGCAATGTGGAATCAATCATGCAAGGATTCAATTGTAAAGAAAAAGACAGGGAACCATAACGATGATGAATCAAAGCCTTTTTTTGATGATCACGGTCTTCAAATCGGAAGAGATAACAAAGTTAAACACATTAATGAATTAGTTGAACGTAATAAAGAGTTAAATCATACCGACGTAGCAAAAGAAAAGCAGACAAACGAGACGACTGTTTCTGCACAGATAAATTCGCAAAATGAGTATGATACAAAGGATGGGGCAGTTTATATACAAAGCTTAGACAGTTCTAATAACGCTCCAGAGAATATAGTTAATATATCAGAGAAAGTACTAAGTGGTGACTGTGATGGTAACGCTTTAGAGAATGCAGCAAATAATGATGCAGAGGAAAGTCGGGATAATGCAGAAAATGAACACAGGCGGGGCATTTGTAAAAACGATGCAGAGGAAAGTAAGGATGATGTAATGCATACAGATAGTGGTGACATTTTAAATAACTCTGCATTAAGTGACGAAAGTTCTAACAACCCTACGGATAAGTTTTCGGTGGAAGaaagtggtagtggtgttgaaatagaaaatattagTGCTCCTGTAGCAGATGTTTCCGACTCTTGGGgacaaaatgcattaaacagGGTGAAACTTGATCCTCCATCTGCTTCATGTGGTCTACCAGATCAACAAGACGAAAG gAATACACCAGACAATACACGGATGAACAACGGCAATCAGGATAAGGAAGAACATATAAAAAATG GCCATAAAAGAGATGATGTACTGCCGACCGACATGACCACATGCCATCTCAAAATGGAAATTTATAACGAGAAATATACCAATTCCAACACTCTGCCAAGTCAATCAGAAGAACAATTATAA